In Verrucomicrobiota bacterium, one DNA window encodes the following:
- the raiA gene encoding ribosome-associated translation inhibitor RaiA yields MHIHITPRHIKLTSAIHSFVAEKIGHAEDVETDLIAAHVVLWDDEKSNPKKRFVVKVHLSLPGPDIHAEDREDDLYKAIDKVSDIILQQLRKRKTKLKQNKRHKVQISKEREKSGRS; encoded by the coding sequence ATGCACATTCATATTACGCCTAGACACATAAAACTCACTTCTGCAATCCACTCGTTTGTGGCTGAAAAAATCGGTCATGCCGAGGATGTCGAAACTGACCTGATCGCAGCCCATGTCGTTCTCTGGGACGATGAAAAAAGTAATCCGAAGAAACGTTTTGTCGTGAAGGTCCATTTAAGCCTTCCCGGACCTGACATCCACGCAGAGGACCGCGAAGACGATCTTTATAAAGCCATCGACAAGGTCTCAGATATTATTTTACAGCAGCTACGGAAACGTAAAACTAAACTCAAACAAAACAAACGCCATAAAGTCCAGATATCCAAAGAGCGTGAAAAAAGTGGACGGAGTTAA
- a CDS encoding D-2-hydroxyacid dehydrogenase, giving the protein MSQSLKPLAVVLDSYPLDKGDVAWDGIAGLVNLTRHDQTMPSQVIERIQNAEIVLTNKVRIRAEHMAAATHLKYISVLGTGYDCVDPVAARQKGIPVSNVPFYSSASTSQTAIALLLELAQSIGLHDRLVHEGKWASCPYYSFWESPLIELEGKTLCIVGLGAIGGRVAKIAQAMGMEIIVALTSGREPKKDCPYRELPLKEAFQAADFITLHCPLTPQTRSLINTETISYMKKSCRIINNSRGPLIDESALAHALSTGQIAAAAVDVLGTEPPIAANPLLKAPNCIITPHISWATTEARRKLLEITAHNISSFLQGTPVNIVN; this is encoded by the coding sequence ATGTCCCAGAGTCTGAAACCGCTTGCCGTTGTACTCGATTCCTATCCCTTGGATAAAGGTGATGTCGCTTGGGACGGGATTGCCGGCCTCGTTAATTTGACACGCCACGATCAGACTATGCCTTCACAAGTCATTGAACGCATCCAGAATGCGGAAATCGTGCTGACAAACAAGGTCCGCATCAGGGCTGAGCATATGGCGGCTGCTACTCACCTGAAATATATCAGTGTCTTGGGCACAGGTTATGATTGTGTCGACCCGGTGGCTGCAAGGCAAAAAGGGATTCCTGTGTCGAATGTCCCATTTTACAGTAGTGCATCGACCTCACAAACTGCCATCGCATTATTGCTTGAATTAGCCCAATCGATCGGACTCCATGACCGTTTGGTGCATGAAGGAAAATGGGCCAGTTGCCCTTATTATTCATTCTGGGAAAGTCCCTTGATCGAACTTGAGGGTAAGACACTCTGCATCGTCGGGCTAGGTGCCATCGGAGGCCGGGTCGCAAAAATCGCCCAAGCCATGGGAATGGAAATTATCGTCGCCCTCACCTCGGGACGAGAACCAAAAAAGGATTGCCCCTATCGCGAGCTCCCGCTCAAAGAAGCATTTCAAGCGGCTGATTTTATTACCCTTCATTGTCCCCTCACCCCACAAACACGTTCGTTGATTAATACAGAAACGATTTCCTATATGAAAAAGTCCTGTAGGATCATTAATAATTCACGTGGCCCCCTGATTGATGAGAGTGCTTTGGCACATGCCCTTTCGACCGGGCAAATTGCTGCAGCCGCCGTTGATGTCCTCGGGACCGAACCCCCGATCGCGGCTAACCCCCTTTTAAAAGCACCAAATTGTATTATCACCCCTCATATTTCATGGGCCACAACTGAAGCGAGGCGCAAATTGCTCGAAATAACGGCGCATAATATCAGCAGTTTCCTCCAAGGCACACCGGTTAATATCGTGAATTAA
- the arsC gene encoding arsenate reductase (glutaredoxin) (This arsenate reductase requires both glutathione and glutaredoxin to convert arsenate to arsenite, after which the efflux transporter formed by ArsA and ArsB can extrude the arsenite from the cell, providing resistance.), whose translation MAPIIIYHNPRCSKSREALKILEEKQIAFEVREYLKEPPSVDEIRGLLKKLKLPIKDIIRTGEDEYTKHDLDQASDDDLIGAIAEYPILLQRPIVVHGQKAVIGRPASQIDLIL comes from the coding sequence ATGGCTCCCATTATCATTTATCATAACCCCCGATGCAGTAAAAGCCGTGAGGCCCTAAAAATCCTGGAAGAAAAGCAAATTGCTTTTGAAGTGAGGGAATACCTCAAGGAGCCACCCTCCGTAGATGAAATCAGGGGTTTATTAAAAAAACTCAAGTTACCGATCAAAGACATCATCCGGACCGGGGAGGATGAATATACCAAACACGATTTAGATCAAGCCAGTGATGATGATTTGATCGGGGCAATAGCGGAATATCCTATCCTCCTCCAGCGCCCTATTGTCGTCCATGGCCAGAAAGCCGTGATTGGGCGTCCGGCCTCACAGATCGACTTGATCCTTTAG
- a CDS encoding YebC/PmpR family DNA-binding transcriptional regulator, with the protein MGRQWLHAKRAVASLKKSQATMKFVREIMIAAKLGGSDPDTNPRLTAAMEKARRESVTRDAIERAIKKGAGTGEEKLTLEHIVFEGYAPHKVPVIVEALTDNHNRTAPEIRVLFRDGLLGISGSNKFLFDHVGLVEAHCPDPATDIESAAIEAGANDFQTIGHAQNNDIPEGVCGARFITERAEIHNTSQWLAKNGWTVVTSEMGYLPKNFPTITEEQLAEVGEFLQALDDHDDVHRVWAAIK; encoded by the coding sequence ATGGGAAGACAATGGTTACATGCGAAACGGGCGGTTGCCTCACTGAAAAAATCACAGGCAACGATGAAATTTGTACGGGAAATCATGATTGCTGCGAAGCTTGGCGGCTCCGATCCGGACACGAATCCCCGGTTAACCGCAGCGATGGAGAAAGCCCGCAGGGAAAGTGTCACTAGGGATGCCATAGAACGCGCCATTAAAAAAGGTGCCGGCACCGGTGAAGAAAAACTCACCCTGGAGCACATTGTTTTCGAGGGGTACGCCCCACACAAGGTTCCAGTCATTGTCGAGGCCCTCACCGATAACCATAATCGTACAGCCCCAGAAATCAGGGTTCTTTTCCGTGATGGTCTACTCGGGATCAGCGGGAGTAATAAATTCCTCTTTGACCATGTCGGCCTAGTCGAGGCTCACTGCCCTGATCCAGCTACCGATATCGAGTCAGCCGCTATCGAAGCAGGTGCCAACGATTTCCAAACCATCGGACATGCGCAGAATAATGATATTCCTGAAGGTGTCTGCGGGGCGCGATTCATCACGGAAAGAGCCGAGATTCACAATACATCCCAGTGGCTAGCCAAAAACGGGTGGACTGTGGTGACCAGTGAAATGGGGTACCTCCCGAAGAATTTCCCGACAATCACTGAGGAACAACTTGCCGAAGTCGGTGAATTCCTCCAGGCCCTCGACGACCACGATGACGTCCACCGTGTCTGGGCAGCGATTAAGTAG